One Eremothecium cymbalariae DBVPG#7215 chromosome 2, complete sequence DNA window includes the following coding sequences:
- the RVB2 gene encoding RuvB family ATP-dependent DNA helicase reptin (similar to Ashbya gossypii AFL142W) has translation MSIQTKDTQDSSFKSLSLIATHSHIVGLGLDENLHPKPTSQGMVGQLQARRAAGVILKMVQNGSIAGRAILIAGPPSTGKTALAMGLSQSLGADVPFTAIAGSEIFSLELSKTEALTQAFRKSIGINVKEETELIEGEVVEIQIDRSITGGYKQGKLTIKTTDMETIYELGNKMIDGLTKEKVLAGDVISIDKSSGKITKLGRSFARSRDYDAMGADTKFVQCPEGELQRRKSVVHTISLHEIDVINSRTQGFLALFTGDTGEIRSEVRDQINTKVAEWKEEGKAEIVPGVLFIDEVHMLDIECFSFINRALEDEFAPIVIMATNRGISKTRGTNYKSPHGLPLDLLDRSIIITTKNYNEQEIKTILSIRAQEEEVEVSAEALDLLTKIGSETSLRYSSNLISVSQQIALKRKSNVVDVQDIQRAYLLFLDSARSVKFLQEFESQYIDDQGKVDISVPIHDAMDTTT, from the coding sequence ATGTCTATTCAAACTAAAGATACTCAGGATTCGTCATTCAAATCATTATCTTTAATTGCGACCCATTCGCACATTGTGGGTCTTGGGTTGGACGAGAATTTGCatccaaaaccaacttCCCAAGGTATGGTGGGCCAGTTGCAAGCGCGTAGGGCAGCGGGAGTGATTCTAAAGATGGTGCAGAATGGGTCTATTGCTGGAAGAGCTATCTTAATTGCAGGTCCTCCATCGACTGGTAAGACGGCATTGGCAATGGGGTTGTCACAATCTCTAGGAGCAGATGTGCCATTCACGGCTATTGCGGGTTCGGAAATCTTCTCATTGGAGCTTTCCAAGACGGAGGCTTTAACACAGGCATTCCGCAAGTCTATTGGGATTAATGTTAAGGAGGAGACGGAATTGATCGAGGGTGAAGTGGTTGAGATCCAGATTGATAGATCTATTACCGGTGGCTATAAACAAGGCAAATTGACGATCAAGACGACAGATATGGAGACGATCTATGAGTTGGGTAACAAGATGATTGATGGGTTAACGAAGGAGAAGGTTTTGGCGGGGGACGTAATTTCTATCGATAAATCTAGCGGAAAGATTACCAAGCTCGGCCGTTCGTTTGCgaggtcacgtgattatgATGCCATGGGCGCGGATACTAAGTTTGTCCAGTGTCCGGAGGGAGAATTAcaaagaaggaagtcaGTTGTGCATACCATATCACTGCATGAGATTGATGTGATCAACTCTCGTACGCAGGGTTTTCTTGCGTTGTTCACTGGTGACACAGGTGAAATCAGGTCTGAAGTTCGTGACCAAATAAATACCAAGGTCGCTGAGTGGAAAGAAGAGGGCAAGGCGGAGATTGTACCAGGTGTTTTGTTTATAGATGAAGTTCACATGCTTGACATTGAATGTTTTTCATTCATAAACCGTGCTCTAGAAGACGAATTTGCCCCTATAGTAATAATGGCCACTAATCGTGGTATTTCCAAAACTCGTGGAACCAACTACAAGTCCCCACATGGATTGCCTCTTGACCTATTGGACAGGTCTATTATTATAACCACTAAAAACTATAATGAACAAGAAATCAAAACTATATTGTCGATTAGAgcacaagaagaagaagtggAGGTGTCAGCCGAAGCCCTAGACTTATTGACAAAAATCGGCAGCGAAACTTCTCTTCGTTACAGCAGCAACTTGATATCGGTATCGCAGCAAATTGCACTAAAGAGAAAATCCAATGTAGTAGATGTCCAGGATATTCAGCGCGCATACTTGTTGTTCTTGGACAGTGCCCGCTCGGTAAAATTTTTGCAAGAGTTCGAATCCCAATATATTGACGACCAGGGCAAAGTCGATATATCTGTGCCAATCCATGACGCTATGGATACAACTACATGA